DNA sequence from the Brachybacterium avium genome:
ACCGCACCCTGGAGCGCGCCGGCCTGCCGGGCTAGGCACGCGTCAGGGGGTCGGCTCCCCGGTCATGTTCTCGGGGACTGCGGCGCGGCGCGCCCGCGCCGATCGACGGAACCAGTTCACCAGCACGCCGGGCACGAACTGATCCGCGAACGGTGCACCGAACCGTGCGAGCACCTCGACCAGCACTCCGATGAAGAAGGCGACCAGCGGTATCCAGGGGGCGAGGCCGACGTTGACGACCACGTTCCCCATCATCCCCAGCTGTGCGTTCATGCTGGTCCAGACCAGTGCGAGCAGGACGATCGAGCCGCCGAAGTAGGCGAACGGAAGCGCCACCCAGGACGCGACCAGCGCAAGGATGTTCCCGGTCTCGATCTCGCGGTCCCGGTGCCACAGCAGGGAGACCACGACCGGCATCAGCAGGGCGATCAGCACCAGGGGGATCCACGCGTACCAGGGCAGATCGAAGAACCACAGGAACTCGTTGGTCCGCTCCATCCCGAACTCCTCGACGCCGCCCCGCAGGTTCAGATGCACCGGCACGGCGAGCATCCCCAGCCCGGGCAGCAGCGCGAGTCCGCTCAGCCCCCAGATCGGGAGTGCGAGGAGCAGGGAGAGCACCGAGCGCCCCTCCCCCTCGACGAGCATCGTGATCGCTCCGCCCACCATCAGCAGGGCGCCGACCGGCACCGCGAACGCGAGGGCATGGACGAGCACGAGGCGGGGAGCAGCGGCGAGATCCGCCACCAGCGGCCACCAGGCGGGCTTCGCGATCCCCGCGACATGGCCCAGGAACAGCGGAAGCGCGATGAGCACCCAGGTGCCGAAGAACATGTCCGCCCCGGCGGAGTGCATCGAGATCGACATCCCGTCGAACCCCGTCGAGTCGTCCTTGACCACGAATGCGGTGACGCGAGTGGCGATCACCGCGAAGATCGCTACCGACAGGCCGGAGATCCCCGACCACAGCAGCGCACCGAGAACCCCGTTGGATCCCCAGCGACCGGTGCCCCAGCGACGCTGGACGCCGCGTGCGGCGAAGAACGCCGTCGCCACCATCGCGGCAGTGATCAGCAGCGGCATGCCCCGGAAGCTCATCGAGGCGCTGCCCAGGAATCCGAGGTTCAGCTCGAGACCGTAGGAGCCGAACGAGGCGAGGGAGACCAGCTGGAACGGAATGCCGACCAGGCCGACGATCCCCCGCCAGCCGCCTGCGCCCGACGGGGAGGACGAACCGCCGATCGGGTCGGTGACGCCCCCGGCGGCTCCGCCCGTGCCCAGGGTGAGGATCGCGAGGACGGCCGAGACGATCACCACGAGCGCTGCACCGAGGGCCACGACGTAGGCGAGGGCGCCGATCACGAACGTGGGGAGCGGGTTGCCGATGCCGAACCGACGCAGTGCCGCGCCGACCTGCGACGCGGACAGCGCCTGCGCCCCCGGTGAGCCCGACGGTGCCGCCGACGCCGAGGAGGCGGACGCGGCCCAGGGCCCCGGCGCCGCCGAATCGGCCGACGAGGGCGGTGCCGCGGAATCGTGGGCCACGCCGTACTCCGGGGCCGAGGGGACGGAGCCGGCAGATCCTCCGGAGGGCGGGGCAGTGGGCGGCACCTCGTTGTATCCGTACGGTCCGGCCTCGTGGCCCGGATATCCGCTGCCGGGGCGGCTCTGGCTCCACCGGTCGCCGTAGGGATGGTTCGTCTCCGACATGTGTGTCTGAATGCCCTTCTCGCGTGGCCTGTCGTCGCGGGCGCGGTCACGCACCCCGGGCCCGAGCCTAGCTGGCCAGGCGTTCTCGGTCCGCGCTCACCGTCTCTCGGCAGGTTGCGCCACCCTGCGCAGGTCCGGGAAGATCTAGTCGGCGGCGATCGGACCGCCCTCACGCCGAGCCCACGGGAAGAAGACCGCATCGCCATGGATCTGAGCTTTCGACGGGCCGCGCCCGAGGACATCCCGGCGGCGCAGGAGGCCTACCGGCAGATCATCGATCACCTCGCACGGACGGCGGACTTCCCGCACTGGCACACCGAGGACCACCCGACCCCTGCGCAGGTCGCCGCCTGGATCGCGGCCGGAGAGCTCTACCTGGCGCTCACGCCCGACGATGCCGGCTCCGCCTCGCCGACGCAGATCGCGGGCGTGGTCGTCCTGAACCACGAGACCGCGGGCGGCTACGGCGACGCGGACTGGGCGATCGACGCCGCTCCCGAGGAGGTGCTGGTGGTCCATGTCCTCGGTGTCACCCCCGACCATCTCGGGCAGGGCGTCGCCCGGTTCCTCATCGACTCGTCCCTGCGGGCCGCGCGGGAGCGGGGCTGCCGCACGATCCGCCTGGACGCCTACGTCGAGAACCTGCCGGCCCGGGCCCTGTACGAGCGGTATGGGTTCACCGACCTCGGTGTCCACACCCTGGCCTACGAGGGCACCGACCTGGAACAGTTCCACCTGTTCGAATACGTTCTCTGACCCGCCCTTCGCCCCGGC
Encoded proteins:
- a CDS encoding GNAT family N-acetyltransferase, with the protein product MDLSFRRAAPEDIPAAQEAYRQIIDHLARTADFPHWHTEDHPTPAQVAAWIAAGELYLALTPDDAGSASPTQIAGVVVLNHETAGGYGDADWAIDAAPEEVLVVHVLGVTPDHLGQGVARFLIDSSLRAARERGCRTIRLDAYVENLPARALYERYGFTDLGVHTLAYEGTDLEQFHLFEYVL